GGGCACGGTCCATGCCTTGATCGGCGAGAACGGCGCCGGCAAGTCGACCCTGATGAAGATCCTCTACGGCATGCAGAAGCCGGACGAGGGCACCATCGCCATCGACGGGGAGCAGGTCTCCTTCAACACGCCCGGCGACGCCATCGCCCGCGGCATCGGCATGGTGCACCAGCACTTCATGCTCGCCGACAACCTCACCGTCCTGGAGAACGTGGTTCTCGGCGGCGAGAAGCTCTACGGCATCGGCGCCAAGGCCCGTAAGAAGATCAAGGAGATCTCGGACGCGTACGGCCTCGGCGTGCGCCCCGACGTCCTGGTCGAGGACCTCGGTGTCGCCGACCGGCAGCGCGTGGAGATCCTCAAGGTCCTCTACCGCGGCGCGAAGATCCTCATCCTCGACGAGCCGACCGCAGTGCTCGTGCCGCAGGAGGTGGACGCCCTCTTCGACAACCTGCGCGAACTCAAGGCCGAGGGCCTGACCGTCATCTTCATCTCGCACAAGCTCGGCGAGGTGCTGAAGGTCGCCGACGACATCACCGTCATCCGGCGCGGCACCACGGTCGGCACCGCCGACCCGAAGACCGCCACCACCAAGCAGCTCGCCGAGCTGATGGTCGGCTCCGAGCTGCCGTCGCCCGAGACCCGCGAGTCGACGGTGACCGACGTCCCGATGCTCCAGGTGACGGGCCTGACCCTGGCCGCGAGCGACGTCGTCGTCGCCGAGCCGGAGGTCCTGGTCCCCGCGGGCGCCCCGGACTCCTCGACGGTGGAGAACGTCGAGACCGGCCGCCTCCTGCTGGACGACATCAGCCTCACGATCCACAAGGGCGAGATCCTCGGCATCGCCGGTGTCGAGGGCAACGGCCAGACCGAGCTGATCGAAGCCCTCATGGGCATGGCCGCCGCCGACGCGGGCGCGATCACGCTGGACGGCAAGGACATCACCAAGACCTCGGTGCGCAAGCGCCGCGAGGGCGGCATCGGGTACATCCCCGAGGACCGCCACCGCCACGGCCTGCTGCTGGAGTCCCCGCTCTGGGAGAACCGGATCCTCGGCCACGTCACCGAGGCGCCCAACTCCAAGAAGGGCATCCTCGACCCGAAGGCGGCCCGCAAGGACACCGAGCGGATCGTGCGCGAGTACGACGTCCGCACCCCGGGCATCGAGGTCACCGCGGCCTCGCTCTCCGGCGGCAACCAGCAGAAGCTGATCGTCGGCCGCGAGATGAGCCACAACCCGAAGTTCCTCATCGCCGCCCACCCCACCCGCGGTGTGGACGTCGGCGCGCAGGCCCAGATCTGGGACGCGATCCGCGAGGCCCGCCGCGAGGGCCTGGCCGTGCTGCTGATCTCCGCGGACCTGGACGAGCTCATCGGCCTGTCCGACACCCTGCGCGTGATCTACCGCGGCCGCCTGGTCGCGGACGCCGACCCCGCGACCGTCACCCCCGAGGAGCTCGGCACCGCCATGACGGGCGCCGCCACGGGGCACCTGGAAGCAACCGACAACCACTCCGCCGCTGCCGACGGTGACACGACGGAGGACGAGGCCCGATGAAGAAATTCGACAAGGACCGGCTGCTGCTCGCCATCGCCGGCCCCGCGCTCGCGCTGGTCGCCGCCTTCGCGCTGACCATGATCGTGCTGGGGGCGACGGGCATCAACCCGATCGAGCCGCTGCGCATCATGGTGGAGAACGCCGGCTACGAGGACATCCAGGTCCTCATCGTCAATCAGGCCGGCACGTACTACCTGGCAGCCCTGGCCGTCGCCATCGGCTTCCGGATGAACCTCTTCAACATCGGTGTCGACGGCCAGTACCGGCTCGCCGCGATGGTCTCCGCCGTGGTCGGTGGCGCCGTCGCGCTGCCCGGTCCGCTGCACATCCTGCTGATCGTGGTCGTCGCGATGATGACGGGTGCCTTCTGGGCCGGCATCGCCGGTGTCCTGAAGGCCAAGCGCGGCGTGAGCGAGGTCGTCTCGACGATCATGCTCAACGCCATCGCGACGAGCCTCATCGCCTGGCTGATCCTGCCGAAGAACCTCGGCGTCCAGGTGGAGGGCTCCAACGACCTCACCACGGGCGAGATCGCCCAGTCCGGCTGGTTCCCGGCCCTCTCCATGGGCGACTCGGGCGAGATCTACGGCTTCACATTCGTGGCCTTCGCCCTCGGCGTCGTCTACTGGTTCGGGCTCAACCGCACCCGCTTCGGCTTCGACCTGCGCGCCAGCGGCGCGAGCGAGTCCGCCGCCGCGGCCTCCGGTGTCGACTCCAAGAAGATGATCATCACTGCGATGCTCATCTCCGGCGCCGTCGCCGGTCTGTCGGGCATGCCGGTGCTGCTCGGCGAGAGCCACACGTACACCCTCGTCTTCCCCGTGGGCGTCGGCTTCACCGGCATCACGATCGCCCTGCTCGGCCGCAACAACCCCGTCGGCATCTTCTTCGCCGCCCTCCTGATGGCCTTCATCGACAAGGCGTCCGCCGGCCTCGACACGGCCGGCTACGCCAAGGAGATCGGCACGATCATGAAGGGCCTGATCGTGATCGCGGTCGTCGTCTCCTACGAGCTCGTCCGCCGTTACGGCATCCGCCGCCAGCAGCAGAAGGTCGGCGAGGAGCTGGCCGCGGGCCACGCGATGAAGACCGAGAAGGAGGTCGCGGCGTGAGCGCCAGCACCGTTTCCACGAAGAAAGCGGCGCCCGCCACGGGCGGCCGCAAGAAGCTCACCCTGCCCTGGATCATGCTGATCGTCGCGGGTGGCCTCGCGCTGGTCTCCCTGGTCCGCCTGATCTCCGGGGCCAACGACCTGACCTCCGTCGGCCAGGTCTCCGGCGCCCTCTCGCTCGCCGTGCCGATCGGCCTCGCCGGCCTCGGCGGTCTGTGGGCCGAGCGCGCGGGCGTCGTCAACATCGGCCTCGAAGGCATGATGATCCTCGGTACCTGGTTCGGTGCCTGGGCCGGCTACCAGTGGGGCCCGTGGACCGGTGTGCTCGTCGGCATCGCCGGCGGCGCCGTCGGCGGCCTGCTGCACGCGATCATCACGGTCACCTTCAACGTCAACCACATCGTCTCCGGTGTGGCCATCAACATCCTCGCGCTGGGCTTCACCCAGTACCTGTCGAACTTCACGTTCGCCGAGGCCCCGGGCGGCTCCTCCAAGCAGTCCCCGCAGGTCGAACCGATCTACAAGGTCACCGTTCCAGGGCTCTCCGACTGGATGTCCGACCTCCAGGGCAAGCACTGGTTCTTCATCTCCGACCTCGCCGGCGTCATCGGCGGCCTGGTCACCGAGATCTCGCTGCTGACGATCGTCGCCCTGCTGCTGATCCCCGCCACCTGGTGGGTGCTGTGGCGCACCAGCTTCGGCCTGCGGCTGCGCTCCTGCGGTGAGAACCCGATCGCCGCGGAGTCCCTGGGCGTCAACGTCTACAAGTACAAGTACATCGCCGTGATCGTCTCGGGCGCCCTCGCGGGCCTCGGCGGCGTGTACCTGTCCGAGGTCGCCAGCCCCATCTACCAGGAGGGCCAGACCGGCGGCCGCGGCTACATCGGTCTCGCCGCGATGATCTTCGGTAACTGGATGCCGGGCGGCATGGCGCTGGGCGCGGGCCTGTTCGGCTTCATCGACAGCCTCAAGCTGCGCGGTGGCGCCGAGAACGTCCACGCGATGCTGCTGCTGATCGCGATCCTGCTGGCGCTGGTCTGCGCCTGGCAGCTCTACAAGAAGAAGCACATCCAGGCCGGCGTCTCGGCGGTCTTCGCCGCGCTGCTGTTCCTCTGGTACGCGACGACGGACTCGGTGCCGAGCCAGTTCGTGGACGCAGCCCCGTACCTGACGACGCTGCTGGTGCTCGCCCTGTCGGCGCAGCGCCTGCGGATGCCCAAGGCGGACGGCATGCCGTACCGCAAGGGCCAGGGCAAGTGACCCCGGCGCACGCCGTGGACTGGGAAGCCCTGCGGACGGCCGCCCGGGACGCGATGTCCCGGGCGTACGCCCCGTACTCGGGCTTCTCCGTCGGGGTCGCCGCCCTCGTGGACGACGGCCGTACCGTCGTAGGCTGCAACGTGGAGAACGCGAGCTACGGACTCAGTCTGTGCGCCGAGTGCGGCCTGGTCTCCTCCCTCCAGGCCACCGGCGGTGGCCGCCTCACGCACTTCACGTGCGTCGACGGCCGGGGCGAGATCCTCGTGCCGTGCGGCCGCTGCCGCCAGCTGCTCTTCGAATTCGGCGGACCGGACCTGCTGGTGGAGACCCCGAAGGGGATCCTCCCGCTGGCGGAGATGCTGCCCCAGGCCTTCGGGCCCGACCACTTGAGATAGCCGTGCAGACGGCCCTTCGCCTCCGGGGGCGAAGGGCCGTCGTACTTCCGCAAACCCCTCTCTCTATGCGCGTAGAAGGAACCACCACATGGACGTCATCTCCGTCATCCGTACGAAGCGGGACCGAGGCGAGCTGAGCCCGGAGCAGATCGACTGGGTCATCGACGCGTACACGCGCGGGGTCGTCGCCGACGAGCAGATGTCGGCCCTGGCGATGGCCATCCTGTTGAACGGCATGAACCGCACCGAGATCGCCCGCTGGACCGCGGCGATGATCGCCTCCGGCGAGCGGATGAACTTCGACTCCCTCTCCCGCCCCACCGCCGACAAGCACTCCACCGGCGGCGTGGGCGACAAGATCACCCTGCCCTTGGCCCCGCTCGTCGCCGCCTGCGGCGCGGCCGTCCCGCAGCTCTCGGGCCGCGGTCTCGGCCACACCGGTGGCACCCTCGACAAGCTGGAGTCCATCCCCGGCTGGCGCGCGCTGCTGTCCAACGAGGAGATGCTGCACGTCCTCGACACCACGGGCGCCGTCATCTGTGCGGCCGGCGACGGCCTGGCCCCGGCGGACAAGAAGCTCTACGCGCTGCGTGACGTCACCGGCACCGTCGAGGCCATCCCGCTGATCGCCTCCTCGATCATGTCGAAGAAGATCGCCGAGGGCACCGGCTCGCTCGTCCTGGACGTGAAGGTCGGCAGCGGCGCCTTCATGAAGAACATCGAGGACGCCCGCGAGCTGGCCCGCACCATGGTGGGCCTCGGCACCGACTCGGGCGTCAAGACCGTCGCGCTCCTCACCGACATGTCCACGCCGCTGGGCCTGACGGCCGGCAACGCGCTGGAGGTCCGCGAGTCGGTCGAGGTGCTGGCCGGCGGCGGTCCCTCGGACGTCGTGGAGCTGACCATCGCGCTGGCCAAGGAGATGCTGGACGCCGCGGGCATCAAGGACGCCGACCCGGCGAAGGCCCTGGCCGACGGCTCCGCGATGGACCACTGGCGCCGGATGATCGCGGCCCAGGGCGGCGACCCGGACGCGACCCTGCCGGTGGCCCGCGAGCAGCACGTGGTCACCGCCCCGGCCTCGGGCGTCCTGACCCGCCTCGACGCGTACGGCGTCGGCGTCGCCGCCTGGCGCCTCGGCGCGGGCCGCGCCCGCAAGGAGGACCCGGTGCAGGCCGGCGCGGGCGTCGAGCTCCACGCGAAGCCGGGCGACACCGTCACGGCCGGCCAGCCGCTGATGACCCTGCACACGGACACCCCGGAGAAGTTCGACTACGCCCTGTCCTCGCTGGAGGGCACGTACGACATCGCCCCGGCCGGCACGGCCTTCTCGGCCACGCCGATCGTCCTGGACCGCATCGCCTGACCTGTACTCACTCGTGCGGCTGAACGGGATCGGTGGACGCCCACCGGTCCCGTTCGTCATGCTGGGATCGGTGACGAACCGATTGAGGAGCACGCCATGAGCGCACTCACCGTCCAGCACGAGCCGGTCAGCGGCGACAGCTGGGAGGGTCTCGTCCGCCTCTGGGAGGAGACGGACGCGCCGGAGGGCTGCAAGGTGGAGATCATCGAGGGGATCGTCACCGTGGCGCCACCGCCCGTCAACCACCACAACTACATCGCGGTCAAGGTCCAACGGGCCGTGATGTCGGTACTTCCGGACGCCTTGGAGGTCTATCAGACCCTCAACGTGGCGATCCCGTCCCGTGAGGGGCTCTACATCCCGGATCTGGTGGTCGTACCGGAAGAGGCGGTGCTCGAAGGGGGCGCATTCGTCCCCGCCACCCTCGCGGAACTGGCGGTCGAGGTCACATCGAAGTCGAACGCCTCCAATGATCGTGTCGCCAAACTCGCGGGATACGCCCAGGCGGCGGTCCCGCTCTACCTGCTGATCGACGCCTTTGCCCCCGGCGGCCCCACCGTCACCTTGTACGGCGAGCCGAAGGGCGGGCTCTACCGGGTGCTCCAGGCGGGCAAGTTCGGCGAGACCTTCCACCTGCCGGCGCCCTTCGGCCTCAAGCTGGACACGTCCACCTTCCCGACTCCCTGAGCCGATCGCCCGGCGCCGATGATTTCCGGGCGGCGGGGGAGTCACCCTCTCGTGACGATCAGACGACTCGTGCTGCCCGGACCCGGCCCGACCCGACGCGACACCGCGCGGCTGTGCGCCCGGCTGGCCCGGCTGTACGAGGGCGGGGCGACGGCGGTGGAGTGCGATGTCGGGGCCGTCACCGCGCCGGACCTGGCCGCGGTCGAGGTGCTGGCCCGGCTGCGGCTGACCGCCCGAGGCCACGGCGGGGACTTCACCGTGACCGGCGCGGGCCCCGCCCTACGCGTCCTGCTGGACCTCGTAGGACTCGTCGAGCTGCTCGGGGAGCCCGAAGAGCGGGAACCAGCGGGCGGTGTCCAGGAAGGCGTTGAGCCCGACGATCCTGCCCTCTGATATCTCCAGGACCTGGAGCGCCCACGGGGTGTGGCCCTTCCCGTCGGCGGCCGGCCGGTACTGCCCGAAGGCGGGCATGCCGTTCGCCGTCGTCGGGACCAGCCGCGAGCCCTTGCAGCCGATGCCCTGGTTCAGGTGCCAGGCCGCGATGTCCTCGTGGCCGCGCAGCCACAGGTCGAACGGCGGCATCGACAGCACCGCGTCCTCGTGCAGCAGCGTGGTGAGCCGCGTGATGTCGTACGCCTCGAAGGCGGACAGGTACCGCTCCAGCAGCTTCGCCTGGTCCGGGTCCAGCGGGTCCGCCGGATCGCTGTCGCGGATGCCCTGCGAGGCCAGCGTGGCCCGCGCCCGCTGCAGCGCGCTGTTCACCGAGGCCACCGTGGTCTCCAGCAGCTGCGCGACCTCGTCGGCCTTCCAGGCCAGCACCTCGCGCAGGATCAGCACCGCCCGCTGCTTCGCCGGCAGGTGCTGCAGCGCCGCGACGAAGGCCAGCCGTACGGACTCCTTCGCCAGCGCCATCTCGGCCGGATCGGCGGTCTGCGGCAGCACCCGGCCGTCCGGGACCGGTTCCAGCCAGGTCACCTCGGGCCGTTCGTTGAGCACGGCGGAGGCCTGGTGCTGCGGGGCGGTCAGGTCCATCGGGCGGGCCCGCTTGTTCCCCGCGTTCAGCAGGTCCAGGCAGACGTTGGTGGCGATCCGGTACAACCACGACCGCAGCGAGGAGCGGCCCTCGAACTTCTCGTAGCTCCGCCAGGCGCGGACGTACGTGTCCTGCACGGCGTCCTCAGCGTCGAAGGAGGAGCCGAGCATCCGGTAGCAGTAGCCGGTGAGCTCGACCCGGTACCGGTCCATCGCCGCGTCGAGGTCCGTGCTGATGGCGAGGTCGCTCATGTCCGTTCATCCCCCTGCTGGTTCGGCTACTCCCGAAACTATCGGAGGCCTCTGACAACGGCAGCCGGAACGACAACGGCAGCCGGAACGACAACGGCAGCCGGAACCGCTCGGGCGGCCCAGGTCTATCGACATCAAGTATCTTGACGTCAAGATTAAATTGATGCAGGCTTCCGCATGTATCTCGACGTCGAGATATATGGACGGTGGATGCGGGGGCTGGGATGCGGCGCGGCGGGGAGATCCGGAAGGCACGGCGGGGGGAAGCCGGGCTGCTGGCGCAGTTGCGCCGGCCGCCGGGCGGCCGGGACGCACGGATCATGCTGCTCGCCCAGCTGCTGGACCGCGCGGGTACGGGTGTGTGGGCCGCGTCCTCCGTCCTGTACTTCACCTTCATCGTCGGCCTCGACGCCGGGCGGATCGGCCTGCTGCTCGGCGCGGCCGGAGTGGCGGGCATCGCCGGATCGCCGCTGGCCGGCCACCTCGCCGACCGCTTCCCGGTCCGCGCCCTGCTGATCGGCTGCCACCTGGTCCGCCTCGGGACTCTGTGTGCGCTGCTGGTCGTCAACGACTTCGCGGTGCTGCTGCCCGTCTTCGCCGTCACCCACCTGGGAGACCGCGCGGCCAAGACGCTGGAGATGCTCTTCGCCACCCGGGTCGCGGGCGAGCGGCGCGCCACCTACCAGGCGCTGTCGCGCAGTTCGGCCAACGCCGGCTACGCGCTCGGCGCCGGCCTCGCCGCCATCGGCCTCGCCGTCGGCACCCGGGGCGCCTACCAGGTGCTGATCCTGGCCAACGCACTGTCGTTCCTCGTGGCCGCGGCCCTCGTGTGGCGCACCCGCGAGCCGTGCGGCCGCGGGCTCGTGGCCGCACCCCCCGGCGGCGGCGCGCCGGGCACGGCCGGGGGCGCCGCCCCGGACCCCGCGGCCGGTTCCGGGGAGAGCGCCTGGCGGGACCGCGGCTACCTCCGGTTCGTCCTCCTGGACATCCCGATGAACCTGGACGACTCGATCCTGGGCGTCGGCCTGCCGCTGTGGCTGGTCAGCCACACCACGGCGCCGCACGCCCTGATCCCCGCCTTCCTGGTCGTCAACACCGTGCTCGTGGTCGTCCTGCAGCTGCGCGTCTCGGCGAAGTTCCAGGGCGCCCGGGCCGCGACGCGCGCGGTCGCCCTCTACGGGGTGACGACGCTCGTGTGCTGCGTCCTGCTGGCCGCCGCGGCCGGCGGCGGGATCCTGCTCGCCTCGGCGGCCCTGCTCGCCGCGGCAGTGCTGGCCACCGCGGCGGAGCTGATGCGCTCGGTGAGCTCCTGGGAACTGGCGGTCTCCCTGGCGCCCCCGGAGGCGCGGGCCTCGTACCTCGGGGTCGCGGGCATGGCCCAGTCCGTCCAGAAGTCCGCCGGCCCGCTGCTGCTCACCGGCGCGGTCATGACGGCGGGCCCCGCGGGCTGGCTGGTCCTCGGGGCCGCGGTGGCCGGCCTGTCCCTCGTGCAACGGCGGGCCAGCCTGCGGCGGTTGGACGACCTGCGGGCGGCGGCGGGCGAGCGCGCCGCGGCGGAGCCCGCGTCCGCGCGGTGAGGAATCAGGTGCCGGGCTTGCGGCCGTACACGTAGACGTCCTCGCCCCTGCCCAGCAGGTTCCAGTACGTCTTGGCGTCGGCGGGCCGCATGTTCACGCAGCCGCCCGAACCGGGCGGGTTCCACATGCTCTTGGTGGTCGAGTGGAAGGCGATGCCGCCGTCGAAGAACTGCGCGTACGGCATCGAGACGTCGTACAGCGTCGACCAGTGGTCGATGCTGCGGTAGTAGATCTTCTTCAGGCCGGTCCGGGTCTCCGTGCCGTCCTTGCCGGTGCGGACCGGGACCGGCCCGTACTTCAGCGCCGCGCCGTCCTGGATCCAGCTGAGCTGCCGCGTCAGGTCGACGCAGGCGATCCGCCCCCGGTTCGTGGGGCAGTCGCCCGCCTTGTTCGGGGTGCTGCCCGCCGCCCGCTGGGCCAGCATCGTGCTCATCGTCTGCCAGGTCAGCGGCCCGGCGTACCCCTGGGTCGGGGTGATCCCGTGGGTCGCCTGGAACGACCTGGTCGCCTTGCAGTCCGCCGCGGACTGCTTCCCGTCCACGGGCCGCCCCAGGAACTGCTCCACCTGCCGCTGGTACGGCCCGGTCGTGAGGTTGCAGGAGGCGGCCGCCTGCGCCGTCCCGCCTCCCGCGACCACCAGCGGCAGCGCCAGCGCCACCGCCCCGCCCAGTACCGTCGCCCGCCGCTTCACGCGCACGCGTGTCGTCAGCGTCCCCATCCGGTCCTCCCCTGTTCGCACGGCTTCCGTTCTCCGTGTTGAATGCCCGGAAAACATGCAGGGGTTGCCTCGTGCGGGAGCGTAGATTTCGTCAGCGCGCGGCCATGGCCGACGACGGCATCCGGCGCTCCGCACGGGCCGCGTGCGACCCGTACAGGGTGATCGACACGACGCCCAGCACCGCCAGCAGCGCGATCCCGACCGTGGCCGCCCACCCGGCCCCGTGATAGGCCAGCGCGCCCAGGGTGCCGCCGGCACTGGAACCGAGGTAGTACGCCGACTGGTACAGCGCGGAGGCCTGCGCGCGGCCCGTCTTCGCCGTCCGGCTGACCGCGGCGGAGGCCACCGCGTGCCCGGCGAAGAAGCCCGCGGTGATCAGGACCAGCCCGATCAGCACCGCCGCCAGGGACTCGGCCAGCGACAGCAGCAGCCCCAGCGCCGTGGTCGTCACCGCCAGGTACAGCGCGCCGCGCCGCCCCGTACGGGCCACCAGCTTGCCGGCGGCGGCCGAGGAGACCGTCCCCACCAGGTAGATCAGGAAGATCGACCCGATCACGCCCTGCCCGAGCGAGAACGGCTCGTCCACCAGGCGGTAGCCGATGACGGTGTAGACCGCGCCGAAGACCGTCATGAACAACGCGCCGATCCCGTACAGCCGCAGCAGCAGCGGATCGCGCAGATGACCGGCGACGGTACGGCCCACCGCGCGCGGGTTCAGCGATGCCGGGCGGAAGAACCGCGCCCGGGGCAGCAGCACCAGGAACGCCACCGCGCAGACCAGCGACATCAGCGCGACCGCGCCCAGCCCCGCCCGCCAGCCCCACAGCTGCGCCGCCCAGCCGGTGACGAGGCGGCCGCTCATGCCGCCGATGGAGTTCCCCGCCACGAACAGGCCGATCGCTCCCACCAGCGCCTTCGGCTTGACCTCCTCCGCCAGGTACGCCATCGCGGAGGCCGGGATCCCGGCGATCGCCGCGCCCTGGACGGCGCGCAGCGCCACCAGCCACTCCAGGCTCGGCGCGAACGGCACGAGCAGGCCCACTCCCACGGCCACCACCATCGACCAGGTCATCATCCGGGTGCGGCCGAACCGCTCGGACAGCGCGCTGAGCGGCAGGACGAACAGCGCGAGCGCGCCGGTGGCGGCGGATACCGTCCAGCTGGCCCGGCCCGCCGTCACCCCGAAGCCGGCGGAGATCGCGGGCAACAGCGCCTGGGTGGAGTAGAGGAGGGCGAAGGTCGCGAGTCCGGCGGCGAAGAGCGAGAGGCTCATCCGGCGGTAGCCGGGGCGGCCGGGGGCACGGGGTTCGGGCTGCGGAAACGACGGGGTGGAGGCACCCGGGATGACGGGCGCCCCGGTATGAACGGGAGGCATACGTCGAAGGTAGGCCGGTGTTTTTGATGCGTCCAATGCACAGAATCGCGATAATCGATCCACTCATGCATCAGCACAGCTCAGGGCGGCGTCTGTCTATGAACCGTTACGAAGAAGACATGGCCGTGACACGTCTGCTGGCGCCCCGGCTGGCCTACTTCGCCGCCGTCGCCCGGCACGAGCACGTCACCCGCGCCGCGCACGAACTGGGCGTACCGCAGTCCACCCTGTCGCGGGCCATGGTCCGCCTCGAACAGGACCTGGGCGTCACGCTGTTCGCCCGCAAGGGCCGCAACGTCGCCCTCACCACGGCGGGCCGCACCTTCCTGGCCTCCGCCGAACAGGCCCTGGACGGCATCGCCCGCGCCGCCGAATCCGTCCAGCAGGACGCCGACCCCGCCTTCGGCAAGGTCGCCTTCGGCTTCCTCCACACCCTCGGCTCCGAGACCGTACCCGGCCTGATCCGCGCCTTCCGGGCCGACCACCCGCGCGTGCGCTTCTCCCTCGTCCAGAACTACGGCGAGGCCATGCTGGAGAAGCTCCGGGCCGGCGAACTCGACCTCTGCCTCACCTCACCCCTCCCCGACGCCCCCGACCTCGTCGCCCGCCGCCTCGACGAACAGCGCCTGCGCCTGGTCGTCCCCGAGGACCACCGCCTCGCCGTCCGCAAGCGCATCCGCCTCGCCGAGGCCGCGGAGGAAACCTTCGTGACCCTCGAACCCGGCTACGGACTGCGCCGCATCACCGACGACCTCTGCGCGGAGGCCGGCTTCACCCCGCGGGTCGCCTTCGAGGGCGAGGAGGCCGAAACCCTGCGCGGCCTGGTCGCCGCCGGCCTCGGCGTGGCCCTCCTGCCGCCCCCGGCCGTGGCCCGCCCCGGGGTGGTCGAACTGACGGTCACCGCCCCGCGAGCCGTCCGCGAGATCGGCCTCGCCTGGCTCGACGGCCACCCCGACACCCCACCGGTGGCGGAGTTCAAGCGCTTCCTCCTGTCCCGCCGGGGACGCCTGATCCCCGAACTGGAGCCGCCCGCAGCGTGAGCCGGTCCGGCGATCCGAAATCCGATGGCCCGCACGCGGCCCGACCGAGCAGAATCGCCGGGTACGGGGGACGAGGGGGATGCCGGTTGGACGTGTTCGTGTGCGCCGGGTGCGGTGCGGAGCTGACGGCGCCGGTCTCCCGGGTCGCCCTCCCCGACCACACCCACTTCGGGGCGTGGGAGCAGTTGCACCCCCCGCTGATGGAACCGGCGACGTACGCCGTCGACCCCCTGCCCAGCGGAGCGCCCTGGCGGTCGTGGGGCGAGGCGGGGGAGGACCTGGCGGCCCGGCAGGGGGTCCACGCGCCGGCGTACCACGTGTCCTTCGCGGCGCGGGGCAGGATCGTCATCGCGCCCGGCGACTCCCGGGGCACGGCCTTGATCCCCGAGAAGTGCGCGGGCTACTGCATGGGCATCGACGGCCGCGACGGCCCCAACCTGGCGTGCGAGCGGTGCGGGAGCGCGGTGGCGACCCGGATGGACGACTGCGGCCTGTGGCAGGCGGTGTGGCTGGAACCCGAAGCGGTCCGCCGCCTCCCCTCCGGCCTGCCCGCCGTCACCACCCCCGACTGGGACGAGCTGGACCTGGCCTCGTACGCCGTCCCGCCCGTCGAACCCGACGGGTCCTGGAGCCGCCGCTGGGAGGCCGCGGTGCCGGTGGCGCTCGCGCACCTGGTGGTGGCCTGCGATGCCCGTGCGGTGGCGCTGCCCGGCCCCCTCGCCGAGCTGCTCGGCGGCGCCGTCGCCGGCTACCTCCCCGCCGGGCCCCCGGCCCTCACCGTGGGCCTCGCCGGGCCGGGGGCGCCCGCACTCCGGACCGGCCCCGACCTCCTCCTCGTCCCGCGCCATCCGGTCACGGGGGAGCCGTGGCGGCCCCCGCACGGCACGGCGGCCGTCGTCCCGCTGGACATCGGGGTCTGGGCCCACCTCGTCCTCCCCGCGGAGACCTCACCGCTGCCGGCGTCCGGCAGGCTGCCGGAGGGGGTCCTGCGCGACGACTACCCCCTGCCGCTGCGCCCGCGGAGCCCCTTCGTGCCCCACCCCGGTGCCTTCTCGCACACCCTCGTCCGGCTGCCCGCCATCCGCCGCCCGTCGCTGCGCACGTACTACGACCGGTACAGCGGGCCGTAGCGGCCGT
Above is a genomic segment from Streptomyces sp. NBC_01233 containing:
- a CDS encoding thymidine phosphorylase, which codes for MDVISVIRTKRDRGELSPEQIDWVIDAYTRGVVADEQMSALAMAILLNGMNRTEIARWTAAMIASGERMNFDSLSRPTADKHSTGGVGDKITLPLAPLVAACGAAVPQLSGRGLGHTGGTLDKLESIPGWRALLSNEEMLHVLDTTGAVICAAGDGLAPADKKLYALRDVTGTVEAIPLIASSIMSKKIAEGTGSLVLDVKVGSGAFMKNIEDARELARTMVGLGTDSGVKTVALLTDMSTPLGLTAGNALEVRESVEVLAGGGPSDVVELTIALAKEMLDAAGIKDADPAKALADGSAMDHWRRMIAAQGGDPDATLPVAREQHVVTAPASGVLTRLDAYGVGVAAWRLGAGRARKEDPVQAGAGVELHAKPGDTVTAGQPLMTLHTDTPEKFDYALSSLEGTYDIAPAGTAFSATPIVLDRIA
- a CDS encoding ABC transporter permease yields the protein MKKFDKDRLLLAIAGPALALVAAFALTMIVLGATGINPIEPLRIMVENAGYEDIQVLIVNQAGTYYLAALAVAIGFRMNLFNIGVDGQYRLAAMVSAVVGGAVALPGPLHILLIVVVAMMTGAFWAGIAGVLKAKRGVSEVVSTIMLNAIATSLIAWLILPKNLGVQVEGSNDLTTGEIAQSGWFPALSMGDSGEIYGFTFVAFALGVVYWFGLNRTRFGFDLRASGASESAAAASGVDSKKMIITAMLISGAVAGLSGMPVLLGESHTYTLVFPVGVGFTGITIALLGRNNPVGIFFAALLMAFIDKASAGLDTAGYAKEIGTIMKGLIVIAVVVSYELVRRYGIRRQQQKVGEELAAGHAMKTEKEVAA
- a CDS encoding Uma2 family endonuclease; this encodes MSALTVQHEPVSGDSWEGLVRLWEETDAPEGCKVEIIEGIVTVAPPPVNHHNYIAVKVQRAVMSVLPDALEVYQTLNVAIPSREGLYIPDLVVVPEEAVLEGGAFVPATLAELAVEVTSKSNASNDRVAKLAGYAQAAVPLYLLIDAFAPGGPTVTLYGEPKGGLYRVLQAGKFGETFHLPAPFGLKLDTSTFPTP
- a CDS encoding ABC transporter ATP-binding protein — protein: MNASSPPPAVELHGITKRFPGVVANKDIAITVRKGTVHALIGENGAGKSTLMKILYGMQKPDEGTIAIDGEQVSFNTPGDAIARGIGMVHQHFMLADNLTVLENVVLGGEKLYGIGAKARKKIKEISDAYGLGVRPDVLVEDLGVADRQRVEILKVLYRGAKILILDEPTAVLVPQEVDALFDNLRELKAEGLTVIFISHKLGEVLKVADDITVIRRGTTVGTADPKTATTKQLAELMVGSELPSPETRESTVTDVPMLQVTGLTLAASDVVVAEPEVLVPAGAPDSSTVENVETGRLLLDDISLTIHKGEILGIAGVEGNGQTELIEALMGMAAADAGAITLDGKDITKTSVRKRREGGIGYIPEDRHRHGLLLESPLWENRILGHVTEAPNSKKGILDPKAARKDTERIVREYDVRTPGIEVTAASLSGGNQQKLIVGREMSHNPKFLIAAHPTRGVDVGAQAQIWDAIREARREGLAVLLISADLDELIGLSDTLRVIYRGRLVADADPATVTPEELGTAMTGAATGHLEATDNHSAAADGDTTEDEAR
- a CDS encoding ABC transporter permease: MSASTVSTKKAAPATGGRKKLTLPWIMLIVAGGLALVSLVRLISGANDLTSVGQVSGALSLAVPIGLAGLGGLWAERAGVVNIGLEGMMILGTWFGAWAGYQWGPWTGVLVGIAGGAVGGLLHAIITVTFNVNHIVSGVAINILALGFTQYLSNFTFAEAPGGSSKQSPQVEPIYKVTVPGLSDWMSDLQGKHWFFISDLAGVIGGLVTEISLLTIVALLLIPATWWVLWRTSFGLRLRSCGENPIAAESLGVNVYKYKYIAVIVSGALAGLGGVYLSEVASPIYQEGQTGGRGYIGLAAMIFGNWMPGGMALGAGLFGFIDSLKLRGGAENVHAMLLLIAILLALVCAWQLYKKKHIQAGVSAVFAALLFLWYATTDSVPSQFVDAAPYLTTLLVLALSAQRLRMPKADGMPYRKGQGK
- a CDS encoding STAS domain-containing protein gives rise to the protein MTIRRLVLPGPGPTRRDTARLCARLARLYEGGATAVECDVGAVTAPDLAAVEVLARLRLTARGHGGDFTVTGAGPALRVLLDLVGLVELLGEPEEREPAGGVQEGVEPDDPAL
- a CDS encoding cytidine deaminase; protein product: MTPAHAVDWEALRTAARDAMSRAYAPYSGFSVGVAALVDDGRTVVGCNVENASYGLSLCAECGLVSSLQATGGGRLTHFTCVDGRGEILVPCGRCRQLLFEFGGPDLLVETPKGILPLAEMLPQAFGPDHLR